A region from the Sphingomonas brevis genome encodes:
- a CDS encoding DMT family transporter: MATLSKELFDRKGRDAKPVAGAYATSMINQEMTGREWAVLLVLAVIWGGAFLFIGVAVRHVDPLTYVWLRLTIAAGAMMLFLKFKGEKLNLPREVWGSVAVLALLNNALPFALFGWGQTHIASGLASILNATTPIWGVLVAHFFTADERMTPRKIAGVLLGFAGVATMIGPMLLANVGTDALAQLACIAAALCYAFAAVWARRFRRMGLKPMSVTAGQLTAGALMMLPLALLVDQPWTQPFPPITAWGAIVALALLCTAFGYVLYFRLIETAGATNALLVTLLVPPFAILFGSLFLSEVLAPQDFIGLALIALGLAAIDGRLVRRLSTGLSRQAA, translated from the coding sequence ATGGCCACGCTCAGCAAGGAACTATTTGACCGCAAGGGACGGGACGCGAAGCCCGTCGCGGGCGCCTACGCAACGTCGATGATCAACCAGGAAATGACCGGCCGCGAATGGGCGGTCCTGCTTGTCCTGGCGGTGATCTGGGGCGGCGCCTTCCTGTTCATCGGCGTCGCCGTGCGTCATGTCGATCCACTGACCTATGTCTGGCTGCGCCTGACCATCGCCGCGGGCGCCATGATGTTGTTCCTGAAATTTAAGGGCGAGAAGCTGAATTTGCCGCGCGAAGTGTGGGGTTCGGTCGCGGTGCTGGCACTGCTTAACAATGCCCTGCCATTCGCTTTGTTCGGATGGGGCCAGACCCATATTGCCAGCGGCCTTGCCTCCATCCTCAATGCCACGACCCCGATCTGGGGCGTTCTAGTCGCCCATTTCTTCACTGCCGACGAGCGGATGACGCCGCGCAAGATCGCCGGTGTCCTGCTCGGCTTTGCCGGCGTGGCGACGATGATCGGGCCGATGCTGCTGGCCAACGTCGGCACCGATGCGCTTGCCCAGCTGGCCTGCATCGCGGCGGCGCTATGTTACGCCTTCGCAGCAGTTTGGGCGCGGCGGTTCCGCCGAATGGGGCTGAAGCCAATGTCGGTCACCGCCGGCCAGCTGACCGCTGGTGCGCTGATGATGCTCCCCCTTGCGCTGCTGGTCGATCAGCCCTGGACCCAGCCGTTCCCGCCGATCACTGCCTGGGGCGCGATCGTCGCCCTGGCGCTGCTGTGCACGGCATTTGGCTATGTACTCTATTTCCGACTGATCGAGACGGCCGGCGCGACCAACGCTCTGCTGGTGACCCTGCTGGTCCCGCCGTTCGCAATCCTGTTTGGCAGCCTGTTCCTCAGCGAAGTGCTGGCCCCGCAGGATTTCATCGGCCTGGCGCTGATCGCGCTGGGCCTAGCGGCGATCGACGGCCGGCTGGTCAGGCGCCTTTCGACGGGACTGTCTCGGCAAGCAGCTTAG